The DNA sequence ACCACCTACGTGCTGCCCTACCAGAAGCTACCCATTACCGGCCTGCCCGCGCTGCGCGCCAAAATAGCCGCCGCCGGGCAGCGCTACGAGGGCCTGGAAGCCCTGCTACTCGTGCAGGACGCGGTGTACTTGTCCGTCGAAACCGATACTCCCTCGCCCCTTTGCTACCTGCTTAAGGGCCAGCTGCGCGCCGACGCCGTGGTGCTCGACACCACCTTTCTGCTGCCCCTGGCCAAGCCCCTGGCGGCCGATGGCAGCCACATCTACAACGCCGGCTTCGAGGCGCTGGCCGAGGCCAATAACCAGGTACTGGCCTTTTTCGAGTTCAACAGCTTTCCGGGCCAGAATCATATTTATGGTTTAGATACCAGCCACTTATCCAGCGCCAGCGTGCCGGTTAAGCTGCCCCTGGCCCAGCTGCCCTTTCGCCTCACCGACGTCACGGCGGTCGGCAAAAACCGCTTCACGGCCCTGAATTATTTTTTCAAGGGCGGGGGCGGGGATGCCATCTACCGCACGCCGGCCAGCGACTTACCCAACGCGCAGCTCATCCTAGACCAGGGCGGCTACAAAAACTACTCTCGCCTACTCACTATCGAACTCAAAGACAATACGTTAACCTGGCAGCCGCTGTGGGAATTTCCCGAGCAGTACCGGGGCTACAACTGGGAGGGCATTACCGCTTACAAGGGCGGCTATTTCGTTATCAACGACAAATACACGCCCAGCCGGCCCTACCAAACCACTCTGTTGTATTTGCAACCGCGGAAATAAGGAACCGCCAAGCTTCTGGGCGAGACCAACGCTTTACTGCACAGGCGCACCCCCTCACTCCCCGCCCCGGGGCCCCAACCCGGACGGCCGGGCACCGTATAGCCGCCTAACCAACGGTGATGGATTTCCACCGCGAACCGCCGGCGCCCACGCGCCGCGCTGATGATTCCTACGAAACCGACCGGTCGCAGGGGCCCGCCGGCTGAATCATCTTGTTACTTCGCGCCGTGGCTTACCGTTTTGCTTCCTCTATTTTTCGCTGGCTGCCGGCCCGGCTGCGGACTTCGTCTACCACTGCCACGGCAGTTTTTTTGCTGCGCTGGGCGCTGCTGGCGGCGCTGGTGGGGGCCCTGGCGGGCACGGCGTCGGCGGGCTTTTTGGTAGCGCTGGAGTGGGTGACGCGCTGGCGCGAGGCCCACTCTAGGGCCCTGGCACTGCTACCGGTGGGCGGCCTGCTGGTGGGCCTGGCCTACCATTACTTCGGCAACCGGGTGGTGAAGGGCAACAATCTGATTCTGGACGAGATACACGCGCCCAGCGACACGATTCCGCTGCGGCTGGTGCCGCTGGTGCTGGGCGGCACCCTCGTTACGCACCTGTTCGGCGGCTCGGCGGGGCGCGAGGGCACGGCCGTGCAAATGGGCGCTGCCCTGGCCGACCAGCTGGGCCGCTGGCTGCCGCGGCGCGAGCGCCGGCTGCTGCTCATCGCGGGCATGAGCGCGGGATTTGCCGCGGTGTTCGGCACGCCGCTGGCGGGGGCCGTGTTTGGCTTGGAGGTATTTTTGCTGGGCTCCGTGCGCTACGACGCCATTCTGCCCAGCTTCCTGGCCGCTGTGGTGGCCGATGCCGTGACGCGCGCCTGGGGCGTAGGCCACACGCCGTACCCCGCGCTGGCGGCGCTGCCGCTCACGGCCACCGGGCTGGGCTGCACGCTGCTGGCGGGGGCCCTGTTTGGGCTGGCGGCGCGGTTTTTCGCCACCCTCACGCACGGCATCTCCCGGGTTTTCAGTCGGATAAAGTACCCGCCGCTGCGGCCGGTGGTGGGCGGCGCGCTGGTGGCAGCGGCCATGTGGGCCCTGGGCACCATGCGCTACGCCGGTCTCGGCGTGCCCGTGATTGTGGAGGCATTTCAGCACCAGTTGGGGCTCCAGGATTTCGCCCTAAAGCTGGTGCTCACGGCCCTCACGCTGGGCGCGGGCTTCAAGGGCGGGGAGGTTACGCCGCTGTTTTTCATCGGGGCGGCGCTGGGCTCGGCGCTGGCCGGGGTGCTGCCGCTGCCGGTGGCGCTGCTGGCGGGCATGGGTTTCGTGGGCGTGTTTGCGGGCGCGGCCAACACGCCCCTAGCCTGCGTGCTGATGGGCCTGGAGCTGTTCGGGGCCCGCGCCGGCGTGTACCTGGGCCTGAGCTGCGTGGTGGCCTACCTCTTCTCGGGCCACCACGGCATCTACACCTCGCAGCTAATCGGGCAAGCTAAAAACCCGCTGCTGGGCCGGCAGCAGGGCCGGCGGCTGAACGAGCTGGGTTAAGGATGTAAAAATGTGAGGGATATGAGGGATGTGAGAATAAAGCTGTTTAAGGAATCGTCAGGACGATATACTGAGCTTGCCGAAACATCTCTAATGCTCAACTAGCGCGGTTTCCAAGTCCGTGTACCGTAGCGCGCACTTAATAGTTCGCGCTGCTAGGGGCCCCTACTGCGCCACGGCCTCGGCGGCTTTGCTAATGTCGCCGCTCACTTTTTGCAGGAAAGCCAACTGCTCGCGCCAGGCGGGGTCATCGGGGGCAGCGGTGGCGGGCGGGGTGTCCGCAGCTGCCTCGGGGGCACCGGGGGCCAGGCAGCGCAGGGCCGTCGCCAGGGCCCCCTGGGCCCCCATCAGGGCGCGCCGGGTAGCAACCGTGAACGCGGGGCCCGGGTCGGCGGCGGCCAGGGCAGCAATGCCCGAGGCCAGAGTGTAGTTCAGCACCACAAATTCGTACACGGCGGTGGGGTGGCGGTGGGTGCGCTTGGGCTCGGAGAGCATCCGCTGGAAGGCGGCGGCCAGGTTGGCAGTGGCCACGTAGGCGGTTTTGCGGGCCAGGCGGTAGGCAGTAGGCGCGGGGCCGGCGGGGGCCGCCAGGCGAGCGGCCACCTGGTAGAGGTAGGCCTGGTTGGCGCGCAGCACGGCGGCCATCAGCTCGGGCAGGCCGGCAGCCTCCCAGCGCGGAAACAGGAAGTAGCCGCAGCCAAACGCAATGGCGCAGCCGAAGAGCGTGTCAATTATTCGCTCCTGAAGCACGCCGAGGTACTCAAATTTCAGCAGCCCATACATGATGATGAGGTAGGCCGTAAGGAACACCACGAACACCACGTAGCTCAGGCGCTGAAACGAGTAGGCCGTGATGGCGAATACCACCAGCACGGCAAAGCGCACGTCGTTGCTGCTCACTGCGGCCAGCACAGCCAGGCCCAGCAGGCCGCCGCCCAGCGTGCCCAGGATGCGCTGCCCGTTGCGCTGCCGCGTGAGGCTGAACCCCGGCTTAAGCAGCACCGTGGCCGTGAGCAAAATCCAGTAGCTGTGCGACCCGTGCCACAGCAGCTCGGCCACGCCAAAGGCCACCACGCTGGCCACCAGCACCCGCAACGAGTGCCGGAACACCGCCGATTTCAGGGTGAAGCTTTGCCAGTAGGCGCCCGCTCGCCAGGCGTCGCGGGCGATGAACTGTAAGTGCTGGGCCGCGCGGCCGGGCACAGCGGGGGCCGCCCCGGGGCCCGCGGCGGCGTCGAAGTACCGGCTCATGTCGGCCAGGCGGCGGCTAAAATCGCGCAGAGTGACGAGCGTTTTCTTGAGCGGCCACACGCTGGGGCCCCCTTCCTGGGCCCCCAGTGCGTCGAGGTGGGTTTTGAGGGCTTCGAGGGCGGGCGCGAAGTCGGGCGGCGGGCCGCTCAAGGGCCGGTTGGCCTGGATGGCGGCCCCCAAGCGGTCGAGGGCCGCAGCCTGGTCGCGCAGCAGCCGGGCCACCTCATCGAGCGCACCGCTGGCGGCAAAGTCGCGCCGCAGGGCCCCATAGTCAAGAAAAGTAGCCGTGGCACGCTCGTACAGGTCCACCATATCAACGAAGGTGAGCACCAGCCGCCGGCCCGTGCTGGTGGACTCGTTCACCACCTGCCGGCTGCGGAAGAGCACGGCGCGCACGGCCTCCTGGGTGTCGCTCACGGCCACCTGGCGGGCCACCAGGCGGCGGTAGTCGTCGGCCAGGTCGGTGCGGGTGCGGTAAAAATCGGCCTTGGCGCTGAGGTAGCCGGCCAGCGCGTGGATGCTCTCGCCCAGCGCCTGCTGGGCCGCCCGGTAGGGCCCCACCCAGTTCAGCACCAGCGCCAGCAGGCCGTACCAGGCAGCGCCCGCGCCCAGGGCCAGCGCGTGGGGCAGCACCAGCGCCGGCTGCGCCGCCGGGTGGGCCAGCGTGAGCACCAGCGCCAGCAGGCCAGCCGTACCCACAGCCCCGGCCCGGGCCCCCCAGACCAGCAGCATGCTCAGCCCGAAGCTCAGCAAGGCCACTTCCAGCCCCAGCAGCCAGCGCACCGGGGCCACATAGCCCGTGAGCAGGGCCACGGCAAATACCAGCGCCAGGGCCGTGAGCTGACCGTTGCGGCGATGGGTGGGGGGGCCCGGCGCGTCGGGCACGCTCACGCACACGGCGCCCGTGGCCATGGTCAGGCCCAAGTCGAACTGCCCGAACTGGGCCCCCAGCGCCGCCGGCAGCAAAATGGCCACGGCCGTGCGCAGCCCACTCGAAAAGTCGGCCCCGAAAAAGAAGTAGTACAGGCGGGTAGGGAAGCGTGGGCGTGGCATGGGGCCAATGTACGGCTGGGCGGGCCGGCGGGGTGCCCTGCCCCGCGACCAATTTTCGGCAAGGGTCCGTTCATCCCCGCCTAATTAACGGCGACGGATTTGGTCTTCACCACGATGCCGGCGTCCGTGAACTCGCTGTACCGCTCGATGACGTAGCCCCGGTGGGCGGGGTCTTTTTCGATGGGCTTCACCCCGCTTTCCATCTCGTTGCAATGCACGGCAAAGGGCGGCACCGCGTAGGCCCAGCGGCGGTGCGCGGCGCGTAGCTGAACACCAGGTAGCTACGCCAGCAGCTGGTGAACCAGTCCGGCAGCACCCCGAGGTCGTCCTTGCCGTCGTCGTTCAGGTCGCCCAGGTTGGTG is a window from the Hymenobacter nivis genome containing:
- a CDS encoding esterase-like activity of phytase family protein translates to MKYLLALLCCGVLLPARAQQAQFTVCNLRLPKELAYYDNQFSGLAASADKLYLMSESRLQDKAEAKLYTVRLADLDRQLADTTYVLPYQKLPITGLPALRAKIAAAGQRYEGLEALLLVQDAVYLSVETDTPSPLCYLLKGQLRADAVVLDTTFLLPLAKPLAADGSHIYNAGFEALAEANNQVLAFFEFNSFPGQNHIYGLDTSHLSSASVPVKLPLAQLPFRLTDVTAVGKNRFTALNYFFKGGGGDAIYRTPASDLPNAQLILDQGGYKNYSRLLTIELKDNTLTWQPLWEFPEQYRGYNWEGITAYKGGYFVINDKYTPSRPYQTTLLYLQPRK
- a CDS encoding chloride channel protein, producing MAYRFASSIFRWLPARLRTSSTTATAVFLLRWALLAALVGALAGTASAGFLVALEWVTRWREAHSRALALLPVGGLLVGLAYHYFGNRVVKGNNLILDEIHAPSDTIPLRLVPLVLGGTLVTHLFGGSAGREGTAVQMGAALADQLGRWLPRRERRLLLIAGMSAGFAAVFGTPLAGAVFGLEVFLLGSVRYDAILPSFLAAVVADAVTRAWGVGHTPYPALAALPLTATGLGCTLLAGALFGLAARFFATLTHGISRVFSRIKYPPLRPVVGGALVAAAMWALGTMRYAGLGVPVIVEAFQHQLGLQDFALKLVLTALTLGAGFKGGEVTPLFFIGAALGSALAGVLPLPVALLAGMGFVGVFAGAANTPLACVLMGLELFGARAGVYLGLSCVVAYLFSGHHGIYTSQLIGQAKNPLLGRQQGRRLNELG
- a CDS encoding FUSC family membrane protein — translated: MPRPRFPTRLYYFFFGADFSSGLRTAVAILLPAALGAQFGQFDLGLTMATGAVCVSVPDAPGPPTHRRNGQLTALALVFAVALLTGYVAPVRWLLGLEVALLSFGLSMLLVWGARAGAVGTAGLLALVLTLAHPAAQPALVLPHALALGAGAAWYGLLALVLNWVGPYRAAQQALGESIHALAGYLSAKADFYRTRTDLADDYRRLVARQVAVSDTQEAVRAVLFRSRQVVNESTSTGRRLVLTFVDMVDLYERATATFLDYGALRRDFAASGALDEVARLLRDQAAALDRLGAAIQANRPLSGPPPDFAPALEALKTHLDALGAQEGGPSVWPLKKTLVTLRDFSRRLADMSRYFDAAAGPGAAPAVPGRAAQHLQFIARDAWRAGAYWQSFTLKSAVFRHSLRVLVASVVAFGVAELLWHGSHSYWILLTATVLLKPGFSLTRQRNGQRILGTLGGGLLGLAVLAAVSSNDVRFAVLVVFAITAYSFQRLSYVVFVVFLTAYLIIMYGLLKFEYLGVLQERIIDTLFGCAIAFGCGYFLFPRWEAAGLPELMAAVLRANQAYLYQVAARLAAPAGPAPTAYRLARKTAYVATANLAAAFQRMLSEPKRTHRHPTAVYEFVVLNYTLASGIAALAAADPGPAFTVATRRALMGAQGALATALRCLAPGAPEAAADTPPATAAPDDPAWREQLAFLQKVSGDISKAAEAVAQ